A stretch of Fundicoccus culcitae DNA encodes these proteins:
- a CDS encoding YtxH domain-containing protein has product MSKNNNGKFLLGALFGASIAGIVALLYAPKSGKELREDIAKEVDNLVDKASDYTDYAVERGVEIYDAAADATEDIKVSLKQSSDNIKKQFGDLKEEAKNEWHHLKDDFNDAGDRVADEAEDTKDRLDEFGDVLANETERVADEVADGTSHVIDEARHQADNVAGEVEDAYNEVKDTAQETAEDL; this is encoded by the coding sequence ATGAGTAAGAATAACAACGGTAAATTTCTTTTAGGCGCTTTGTTTGGCGCTTCAATCGCTGGAATTGTGGCACTATTGTATGCTCCAAAATCAGGTAAAGAACTACGCGAAGATATTGCAAAAGAAGTGGATAATCTTGTAGATAAAGCAAGTGATTATACGGATTATGCGGTAGAACGTGGTGTGGAAATATATGATGCGGCGGCAGATGCTACTGAAGACATCAAAGTTAGTTTAAAACAATCATCTGACAATATTAAAAAACAATTTGGTGATTTAAAAGAAGAAGCTAAAAATGAATGGCATCATTTAAAAGATGATTTTAATGACGCTGGTGACCGAGTAGCTGATGAAGCTGAAGATACAAAAGATCGTTTGGATGAATTTGGTGATGTCCTTGCAAATGAAACCGAACGCGTTGCAGACGAAGTAGCTGATGGAACAAGTCATGTGATTGATGAAGCAAGACATCAAGCAGACAATGTTGCCGGTGAAGTAGAAGATGCTTATAATGAAGTGAAAGATACTGCCCAAGAGACAGCTGAAGATTTATAA